One window of the Flavobacteriaceae bacterium YJPT1-3 genome contains the following:
- a CDS encoding cysteine desulfurase family protein: protein MTVYFDNAATTPVRIEVVDRMTEVLLEVPGNPSSTHAFGRSAKSLIENARKTVAAYLNVSPAEIIFTSGGTEADNLALVSAVKDLNVQRIITSKIEHHAVLHTVQELEKKEGITVDYVQLQSCGTPDEKHLKQLLQASQEKTLVSLMHINNEIGNMIDLVSIGNLCKEHNALFHSDMVQSVGHFDLDFQEIPVDFTAVSAHKFHGPKGAGFAFIRKNSGLKSLIYGGEQERGHRAGTEGVHNIVGLETALKCAMDNLEEERTYIKNLKQYFKEQLESHLPEIKLNGNCHDPEKSTYTLLNVCLPIPPEKALMLLFQLDLKGIACSKGSACQSGSDQGSHVLNEILNEEDRKKPSIRFSFSHLNTKEEVDYTIGVLQEFIQKNQA, encoded by the coding sequence ATGACTGTTTATTTTGATAATGCGGCGACCACCCCAGTGCGTATAGAAGTGGTCGACCGGATGACGGAGGTTCTTTTGGAAGTTCCAGGTAATCCTTCCTCTACCCACGCTTTTGGTCGTTCCGCCAAATCATTGATCGAGAACGCACGCAAAACGGTAGCGGCTTACCTCAATGTTTCACCGGCGGAAATCATTTTTACTTCCGGAGGAACGGAAGCGGATAATCTGGCCTTGGTAAGTGCAGTCAAAGACCTGAACGTTCAAAGGATCATTACCTCTAAAATTGAACACCACGCCGTACTACATACGGTACAAGAGTTAGAGAAAAAAGAAGGGATAACCGTAGACTACGTTCAGCTCCAATCGTGTGGAACGCCAGATGAAAAGCATCTCAAACAATTACTACAAGCATCCCAAGAGAAGACCCTGGTAAGCTTAATGCACATCAACAATGAGATCGGCAATATGATCGATCTGGTATCCATTGGAAATTTATGCAAAGAACACAACGCTTTGTTTCACAGCGATATGGTGCAAAGTGTCGGCCATTTTGACCTGGACTTTCAGGAAATACCCGTGGACTTTACCGCGGTGAGTGCGCATAAGTTTCACGGACCCAAAGGGGCTGGGTTTGCCTTTATTCGAAAGAATAGCGGCTTAAAATCATTGATCTACGGGGGAGAGCAGGAGCGTGGCCACCGGGCTGGTACGGAAGGCGTGCATAATATTGTCGGGCTGGAAACCGCTTTGAAATGCGCTATGGATAATTTGGAGGAAGAACGCACCTATATCAAGAATCTAAAGCAATACTTTAAAGAACAACTCGAGAGCCATCTTCCGGAAATCAAGCTGAACGGGAATTGTCACGATCCGGAAAAAAGTACGTATACTTTACTGAACGTATGTCTGCCCATTCCTCCGGAAAAAGCATTAATGCTCTTGTTTCAACTCGATCTTAAAGGTATTGCGTGCTCCAAAGGAAGTGCCTGCCAGAGCGGTAGTGATCAGGGATCCCATGTTTTGAATGAGATCTTGAATGAAGAAGACCGAAAAAAACCTTCCATCCGATTTTCCTTTTCTCATCTCAACACCAAAGAAGAAGTAGATTATACCATTGGGGTACTTCAGGAATTTATTCAGAAAAATCAGGCTTAA
- a CDS encoding carboxypeptidase-like regulatory domain-containing protein, translating into MLSPMLVIGQTAVIKGVVFDNDQNPIGNVNVSSGSLGTQTNSNGFYLLEIPANQQVTITFSHIGFGRVSTTLTLADQESFEFNPVLQIDREQISEVIVAADGRRQAEGVVALSPEMIRKIPGANPGVENLLQTLPGVSSNNELSTTYAVRGGNYDENLVYVNEIEVYRPFLIRSGRQEGLSFVNPDLVRNVDFSAGGFQAQYGDRMSSVLDITYRRPTDFRGGIDASLLGGSAFVEGVSTNDKFTAILGLRYRDNSLLVDAQQTETNFQPVFVDAQTYLTYQWNQRLEVSFLGTASINDYQYEPFARQTNFGSLIDPRAVVILYEGREEDRYDTYLGALKGTYAVNDNLTLKLIGSAYQTQEQEYFDILAQYRLGTPNTNIGDEDIGEVEFTEGAGSQLTHARNDLDAVIVNLQHRGQWIQDEQQLEWGLKYTHEDIRDRLEEYEIVDSAGFSIRPPIADFANDQPYTPFDAPLVPFTSVRAQNETRVDRWSAFVQYSKNITLGSAQAYYNVGVRSQRWTVSGAGIREESQQVVSPRAQFSIKPDWRSDMVFRLAAGVYHQPPFYRELRDSLGQVRPEVEAQRSIHVVLGHDWSFDLWERPFKLVSELYYKDLDNVNPYTLENVRIRYRARNNAVARAYGVDLRLNGEFVPGTESWVSIGVLKTEENIDDRGYIARPTDQRFKAALLFQDYVPTLPSLKLYLNMVYQTGLPGGSPSYADPYDFQSRLPFYFRSDLGVFYVLTDQQKRFEKGHWLSVFQELTAGFEIYNIFDRQNSITNTFVRDANSKRQFAIPNFLTPRVFNVRLSMRF; encoded by the coding sequence ATGTTGAGCCCTATGCTGGTTATTGGCCAAACAGCGGTGATCAAAGGGGTGGTCTTTGACAATGATCAAAACCCTATAGGGAATGTCAATGTCAGCAGCGGCTCCCTGGGTACACAAACCAATAGTAATGGGTTCTATCTTTTAGAAATTCCGGCCAATCAGCAGGTAACCATCACTTTTTCCCACATCGGATTCGGGCGTGTGAGTACTACCCTCACTCTGGCTGATCAGGAGTCTTTTGAATTTAATCCTGTGCTTCAGATCGATCGCGAGCAGATCAGTGAAGTCATTGTCGCGGCAGACGGCCGGAGACAAGCCGAGGGGGTCGTTGCTCTGAGTCCGGAGATGATCCGAAAGATCCCCGGTGCGAATCCCGGTGTGGAAAATCTCTTACAAACCCTACCGGGGGTGAGCTCCAATAATGAGCTCAGTACCACCTATGCGGTACGGGGAGGCAACTACGACGAGAATTTAGTCTATGTCAATGAGATCGAAGTGTATAGACCCTTTCTGATTCGTTCCGGCCGACAGGAAGGATTGAGTTTCGTTAACCCTGATCTGGTTCGCAACGTGGACTTTAGTGCCGGAGGCTTTCAGGCGCAGTACGGAGACCGCATGTCATCTGTATTGGATATCACCTACCGAAGACCTACTGATTTTCGTGGCGGTATAGATGCCTCACTTCTGGGAGGAAGTGCTTTTGTAGAGGGAGTTTCAACTAATGATAAGTTTACAGCGATACTCGGTCTGCGTTACCGCGATAACAGTCTACTGGTTGACGCACAGCAAACGGAGACGAATTTTCAACCTGTTTTTGTCGATGCCCAAACCTATTTGACGTATCAATGGAATCAACGTTTGGAAGTTAGTTTTTTAGGAACTGCGTCCATCAACGATTACCAGTACGAGCCTTTTGCGCGCCAGACCAATTTTGGTAGCCTGATCGATCCCCGGGCCGTAGTCATTCTCTATGAAGGTCGGGAAGAAGACCGTTACGACACCTACTTGGGCGCGCTCAAAGGTACCTATGCCGTTAACGATAATCTAACGCTTAAATTGATCGGCTCTGCCTACCAAACGCAGGAGCAGGAGTATTTCGATATTCTTGCGCAATACCGCTTAGGAACCCCAAACACCAATATTGGGGATGAGGACATTGGTGAGGTTGAGTTCACGGAAGGCGCCGGGAGTCAGCTTACTCATGCTCGTAATGATCTGGATGCGGTTATTGTCAACCTGCAACATCGAGGGCAGTGGATACAGGATGAACAACAATTGGAATGGGGTCTCAAATACACCCATGAAGATATACGAGATCGATTGGAAGAATACGAAATCGTTGACTCTGCTGGTTTTTCCATTCGGCCACCTATTGCCGACTTTGCCAACGATCAGCCCTATACCCCTTTCGACGCTCCACTCGTGCCCTTTACCAGTGTTCGGGCTCAAAATGAGACCCGTGTCGATCGATGGTCTGCCTTTGTCCAATACAGTAAGAACATTACCCTGGGAAGCGCACAGGCCTATTACAATGTAGGGGTTCGTAGCCAGCGCTGGACGGTATCCGGAGCTGGAATTCGCGAAGAGAGCCAGCAAGTCGTGAGTCCACGGGCTCAATTCTCCATCAAGCCGGATTGGCGAAGCGATATGGTTTTTCGATTGGCGGCAGGAGTCTACCATCAACCTCCTTTCTATCGCGAACTCCGAGATTCCCTCGGGCAAGTTCGTCCCGAAGTAGAAGCGCAACGCAGTATTCATGTGGTATTGGGTCACGATTGGAGCTTCGATCTCTGGGAGCGGCCGTTTAAACTAGTCTCTGAACTTTACTACAAAGATTTAGACAATGTCAATCCTTACACCCTCGAAAACGTTCGTATACGCTATCGCGCACGGAATAATGCAGTTGCTCGTGCCTATGGGGTCGATTTGCGATTGAATGGAGAATTCGTACCCGGAACCGAAAGCTGGGTCAGTATAGGGGTGTTGAAAACCGAAGAAAATATTGATGATCGCGGCTATATTGCGCGCCCCACCGATCAACGCTTCAAGGCGGCTTTACTCTTTCAGGACTATGTTCCCACCCTGCCCAGTTTAAAGTTGTATTTGAATATGGTCTATCAGACCGGATTGCCCGGCGGTTCGCCCAGTTATGCCGACCCCTACGACTTCCAAAGCCGATTGCCTTTTTACTTCCGTTCTGACCTGGGTGTGTTCTACGTGCTTACCGATCAACAAAAACGCTTCGAAAAGGGTCACTGGCTTTCTGTGTTTCAGGAGTTGACTGCCGGATTTGAAATCTATAATATTTTCGATCGTCAGAATTCGATCACCAATACCTTTGTGCGCGATGCCAACTCCAAAAGGCAGTTTGCCATACCTAATTTCTTGACACCTCGAGTATTCAATGTGCGCCTAAGTATGCGTTTCTAG
- a CDS encoding DNA mismatch repair protein MutS — MSFQIGQEVIVVDDDLQGVVKAVNHPTYVISMQDGFDLEFHFREIIAAPESGIPVKEEEEWTAHQEEQEIAARKKKQEKPKKGIHPPMEVDLHIHQLTENERGMSAHDKLILQTDTARRQLEFAIKNKIPRVVFIHGVGAGVLKMELDYLFSRYEQVTHYDADFKTYGMGATEVRIFQNP; from the coding sequence ATGTCATTTCAAATTGGACAAGAAGTCATAGTTGTTGACGACGATCTCCAGGGAGTCGTTAAAGCAGTCAATCATCCTACTTACGTAATAAGTATGCAGGATGGTTTCGATCTTGAGTTTCACTTTCGTGAAATTATAGCCGCGCCTGAGTCCGGGATCCCGGTAAAGGAAGAGGAAGAATGGACGGCACATCAAGAAGAACAAGAGATTGCGGCCCGCAAAAAGAAACAGGAAAAACCTAAAAAAGGGATTCATCCTCCCATGGAAGTTGATCTCCATATTCATCAATTGACCGAAAACGAACGGGGAATGTCCGCCCATGACAAGTTGATCTTACAGACCGATACTGCGCGCCGACAGCTGGAATTTGCCATCAAAAACAAGATTCCAAGAGTGGTGTTCATTCACGGCGTAGGCGCTGGGGTACTCAAAATGGAATTGGATTATTTATTCAGTCGTTATGAACAAGTGACCCACTATGACGCTGATTTTAAGACTTACGGCATGGGTGCGACCGAAGTGCGCATATTTCAGAATCCTTGA